Genomic window (Pradoshia sp. D12):
ATACTGCTTCGCCACACACCGCAACAATTATTATTGAAGAGTGCAGGCATGTTATTCGGATCGATTGCGAATAAAAGTGTTATGTACAATAAATATACAACGTTGATTGAAACACAGGATTATACAGAGGTTGCTCAATTGATTGCAGATAAATTCCTGCTGCAATTTGATATGTTTGAAAAATCGATTACTCGAGATGTTTCAATGTTCTTTGCAGATCCGACAGAAGTAATGAATGGTGCAATGTCAGATACGAATGAGAAAATTGCTGAACATAATGGCGTACTTGAGAAGATGCGTTCTCAGCCAGAATTGTATCGTGACCCATTAAAGCTATACGAATTGCGATTACGACAATACGAATGGATTTTAATTGGCCAAAAAGAAGTTCAAACTATTTCAAGGTAAAAAAAGGTGATTCAGGATGGTGGTTAAGCCATCCTGAATCACCTTTTTTATGTGAAGTTTAGGAGCTTTAAGATGTTCGCAGTTTATAGAATTTAATGAAATTTTTAACAATAACCTTTACTACTGAATAAGTAGGTATAGCTATGAGAATTCCTATAAATCCGTATAAGGAACCCGCTACAAGCAGCAATAATATGACCGTCAGCGGGTGGATATCCAGACGTTTTCCCATTACCTGAGGTGTAACGAGATGACCCTCAAGCTGCTGGACAATGACTAATAATATCAGAACTTTAAAGGCTGTAAATGGGCTGATTAATAGACCTGATATAATCGCAGGGATGGTTCCAAGGAACGGTCCAAGGAAGGGTACAACGGTCAGTAACGTTGCAAAAATAGCTAAAATTAATGCGTTCTCAAGCCCAATAATTAGATATCCAATATACATAAGGATGCCATCGACTATTGCAACGATAAATTGACCGACGATATAAGTGGATAAGGTTTTATCAACATCCATTAAAATTCTGTTGCCCTCGTCCTCTACATTAGCAGGGATATGCTTTAATAAAAAGGGTCTGAGTTTATGCCCATCCTTAAGAAAATAAAAAACAATAAAGGGAACAATTAAAAGTACAGTGACTATGCTCGTAACTGTCGAAAATATGGTTACAGCATGATCGGATAATACTTTAGGAAAACTATCCGCATATTCTTTCCCATATTGAGTGAGCTTGTCTACGGAAAAATAGGTTGAGGCGGCATTCTCATTTATAATTTCCTTTGACTGGGATGTGATTGTTTCTATTCTGTCCGGTATTTTATCGATGAGTTCTTCGCTCTGAGAAACAATGACGGGCCCCAAGAAATGGACACCAGCATAACCCATTCCGCCAATTACTGCATAAATGAGAAGTATACTGATAGTAATCGGCATATACTTACTCAAAAAATGAACGACCGGCCTCAATATATAATATAGAAGACCAGCTATTAAAATCGGAAAAAAGATGGTTATAATCAGTTTTTGGAATGGCCATATAAAGTAATCAATCTTCCCTAATAAATAGATAATGATTAGTATTAAAATAGTGCCGGTTGCATACTTATAAAAAGGTTTATTAAACCACATAGAGCACCCCCAAATGTTAAATTAATGTCTTCACATCTATACCCTTAATTGGTTTAGTTATACTCCAATGTCAGGTAAATAAATGGCACCGCATAACCTGAGAAAACAAACAGCGATTATCATAATAATAAAGTGATAATCGCTGTTTAATATTCTAATATATTAATTTGGTGAACCTTTCATCATCGATGATGACAAATTATTGTTCTTTAATTATAATACCTAATTTAGTAAATGCCTGATTTACGCTGCTTTCTGTTTGGATACATGAAAAATCAATTCCAAGCTGTATGCTTGTTTGTGCCACCTCGGCACGAATTCCTGTCATGATTACCTCTACACCGATTAATTTGAGTGCTTCTATCATTTGAAAAAGGCGGTGTGCTACCAAAGTATCAACGATAAAAACCCCTGATAAATCAATAATTAATTTGGAGATTTGATTGTCTGCACTTTGCTGAAGGGTACTTTCGTTTATAGCTCTGGCTCTGGTGGAATCAATATCACCCACTATCGGCAGTAATCCGATATTTTCAGTCAATTTAATCACAGGAGAACTTAACTCATTGATTAGGTTGGATTGTGAGTGGATTCGCTTTATCAATATGTTTGTATAGTTTTCTGTATAGCTATGTGTAAGTTGATCTATTGTAGAATTAAACTTTTCCTCCCAGAAAAAAATATCTTTAAAGGTAATATCCAAGCTGGTAATATCGATAAATTTTTGGGTGTACTTCCATATAACTCTTCTTAAAAGCCCGGCAGCATTAATAGAATTACTTAGAGGTGTACCGGATTCAAGGCGTACCTCTGCAATAGATAATGTGCGTTCTTTTATTATATAATCTCTCTCTTCTTCTGATTGAAACAAGCTGTTTGCTATTAAAAATAAATATTCTTTAAACTGCTTCTTTAATGCATTAATTGTATGGATAGATCCGTTAAGAGAATAATCTGCTTCAGTACTCTTCGGCATTAGTGAATACCAATCTTCAATTATTTCATCTGAATGAGTAATCAAATAATCATATAAGGCTTTTGATTTAGTTTCCATAATGACCTCTTTTCTTTACCATTCTATATTCAATATTTTGCGTGTATTATGAGAAAAACACAATTAATTAATTACTATTTTTGGAAGAAAAACATGGTTTATTTTAAAGGAATTTGTAGTTTTGACTTTTAGTGTCATAAAATACAAAAAAATCAAAATTAAATTGCGTATTCTTGTAAGCAACCTTATAATGTTATTCATAGACTTTTCTGAATATTTAAAATAGAAAACAAGAGGGGGCGTCATTTTGAAAAAGAAATCATTATTTAT
Coding sequences:
- a CDS encoding AI-2E family transporter, with protein sequence MWFNKPFYKYATGTILILIIIYLLGKIDYFIWPFQKLIITIFFPILIAGLLYYILRPVVHFLSKYMPITISILLIYAVIGGMGYAGVHFLGPVIVSQSEELIDKIPDRIETITSQSKEIINENAASTYFSVDKLTQYGKEYADSFPKVLSDHAVTIFSTVTSIVTVLLIVPFIVFYFLKDGHKLRPFLLKHIPANVEDEGNRILMDVDKTLSTYIVGQFIVAIVDGILMYIGYLIIGLENALILAIFATLLTVVPFLGPFLGTIPAIISGLLISPFTAFKVLILLVIVQQLEGHLVTPQVMGKRLDIHPLTVILLLLVAGSLYGFIGILIAIPTYSVVKVIVKNFIKFYKLRTS
- a CDS encoding STAS domain-containing protein; amino-acid sequence: METKSKALYDYLITHSDEIIEDWYSLMPKSTEADYSLNGSIHTINALKKQFKEYLFLIANSLFQSEEERDYIIKERTLSIAEVRLESGTPLSNSINAAGLLRRVIWKYTQKFIDITSLDITFKDIFFWEEKFNSTIDQLTHSYTENYTNILIKRIHSQSNLINELSSPVIKLTENIGLLPIVGDIDSTRARAINESTLQQSADNQISKLIIDLSGVFIVDTLVAHRLFQMIEALKLIGVEVIMTGIRAEVAQTSIQLGIDFSCIQTESSVNQAFTKLGIIIKEQ